GGACGTTCACCAGCCTTCATTTCATCCATGTTTCTGGCATCCCGGAAGTAAGAGTCCCAGTCGTGTCGCGTTGGAAAGTCATCCTTAAACTCTGCACAACGCACTCGGAACGACTCACTAAAGCCGGAGATGCGTAACGAAATGCCGTCTAAACGTTGGATGGCCGCCCTCAGACGTTTCCGCTCGTCCAGCTCAGCTTCCAGTCGGATGGTGTTTACAGTGCTTTTTGAGACCTGGCCGGGCATAGGCATTATTAGTATCACGATTCTTTTAGGATTATTTCTAGAGTTCTTAAATTtgtgaatattatttttgtgcatAAAAAACGTGTGGTATACAAAATTGTTTCATAAAGTCAAAATTTGGTACTTACTTTGAGCAGCAGAAACTTGTCAGGCTTGAGCTCGGCGCCCAGTTTGTCCATTATCTCAAGGTTAGATACGGATTTACCGGACTTGATTGATGGCAGCGACACGGAGatttgcattttggccagAGGCTTGAGGTACAAGCTGTGCGGCAGGTAAAGAGGAGTGCAGTCTGCCACATTTTCTATAGTCTGGATGTGGGTCATTTTGAaaaggtgttttttttttttgattcgAAACAGTGCAATGTAATAAGacaaaatacagaaagtaATATTTGTGTGTCGAGTATCAAGTAAGCAACCTAAGCCTAGAGCTATAACCTAAGGAGACATCCCAAGAAACGCCCAAGATAACGCCAAGAAAAAAGGAGCCCGTGTCCCTTGCGTAGATGAGTGTTTcatgagtgtgagtgtgactTAATGAGTGGGCCTAATGGGGTATTGTCGTTCTGATGTTGTAAATACTACTACAAGTACAGATGGGCTATTTAAGTATAATAAATGCTGTGACTCTTTTGTATGCGTTTGCTTCGCTATTtgctaaaaagaaaaactatttcgggtaattttatttgcacttttcaCTAGAGGCGGCCGACTTTCGATAGGTTTCCTAACGAAACCATAGGGATGGACCAAAAACAGGGCTCGTTTGACAATTGAGGGTATTTGCAACAGCTAAACAGAATACCGTAAGGTTTTGGTAAGATGTTTAGTAAAAAAAACAGGATACttaactaaaataaatgtttaattatgGAAGTAGGTACagaatatatttctatataaaatGTCGGACTCTTAAACATAGAGattcaaatttaattcaaaCAGTGAATTGTTGAAACTTTTATAAGTTTTGCTTTAATAACAACTTTACTTTGTGTCCCAGTAGAGACCGGCCAATGAAAATCGGTTGGCAACCATTGTGTTTCGTATCCCCACCAGCTCTGCTATCGATATCAACTTGAAAATCTGTTGTCATTCTCACATCGCAAGGCATAAGCAAAGACAAAAAAAGTGAGAACCAAGTgcgttatttaatttttataccatttaatttaattagaaatcTAAGCAAAGCCACAAAATGCGCAAGTGAAATTGTGTGACTCTAAATACCTAAAAGGCTCTCGTGCCCGCATCGTGTAAATGGCAAAAAACTGACGCGAAAAGTAAAActgccaacaacaagcagcagcaaacagAAAGCATAAGCAAAcactaacaacaacaacaacactgaCAGGAGTAGTAGCAACAAAAACGCAATTGTGATAGACAAAGAAATAGATTAAGAAAGGGAAGGCGAACAGCGAAAGAGAACCGAAAGAAAGAGAATAACGAAAACAGCATAaattatttggaaaatatttcttggGCCGAACATATTGATAGACATTTGGACTAAGGAAAGTCGAGTTAATGATATTTGCACATTTGATACGCAACGAAAACAGTTTTAAAAGTAATACGCAGACGGAAAAAGAAGCAGAGccatacaaaataaataagaaaagcgAGAGAAGGCGAGGAAGAGAATAAAATAACACAGTGGCGTTGAAAGAGAGGGAGCAGCAACCGAGCGAAAATAAAGAGGAAAAAATGCAACTGTTGttgatgaaaataaaaacaatcaCACAAACACATTGGGTACAGATACAGCCACAGCTGatgtaaaataatttgcagAGCCTGTGTGTTCGTGCCCGTTTACAATTgattaaaaccaaaacacacCGCGCACACAACCAGACAACAATAACACTTTACACACGTActctcgcactcacacacacgcaacaCAATCACACTGACGCACTATTGTGGAAATTGCTAAGAGAATATAAGGTGAGTGTGAGTGGGGTAGTTTAATTAATCGTTAGTTATAGTTTTATGCACACCAACGACAGTGCATCCGACGACGCCCTTTTAACTGCAGAAATCCCACCCGTCCTCTTTTTGCACCCCATTGCAACTACATACACCTGCTGCCATTTTTTGTATCGCTTTTGAATAACTCCAGCAACCCTCACGCTTTGTGTTCGTTCGTTTGAgccaaattgcaattaattgccataatttacatattttacaagAACACCGTGCAAGTCTGTGTGTACTTGTTAGTCATTCGAgagctttttgttttaaatgcaCTGCACTTGAATGAGTGCAGAAGGAGAGGgaataaagcaaaacaacatcTGAGTGAGCGAGCGGGATGCAGAGAAAGGCATGGAGCGGGGAAAGAGAAAACGTAGGATGAGCTGCAGCTCGGCTTGAATTATCGAATATCGATAAGATGCAGGCGATCAGCTGATCATGTGTTTAGTCTTCAACCGATTTTTCAGTTTCGTTTTAATGGTCTGCTATTCTttgttttttcggcttttctgTTTCTTGGccaaatttgtttacatttgcatttaaatccCATTTAAGATgatgtaaatatgtatacattaTAATTAAGTGCTGGGGCTACATACAATTAAATGTAGTtagacacacatacacaaccACACATTAGCCAGCCCCGCTCTCTTTATGGTTATCCCTGCTAGAAAGAGGGTTTTCTGCCCCCCACAacgacaaaacaaaagaagcgGCTAAGGCTGATAAACTCTGACTGCGCTATAATCAGTTTGCAGTGGCAGAGAAGTTCAGTTTAAGTTCACCCGGCTGGGTTCAGGGTTTCTGACTGCAATCCTCTTCTACAAGTCCGCTATTTGGCACCTAGACTCGCCACAATGATCCGGTAGCTTGGATTTTTTGATTGCGGAGTACATCAACCTCATATAAACTTCATAAGCAGTTCAGTTCAGTACGTCAGCGTCgggttttttatttgcattttgtcaTATCTTAAGCAGCAAAAAAGCGTAGGTTTCTAAATTCtctacattttatttaaatacaaaaatttgttttaacaTCCAACAGGTGTTGTTATTTGCCTCACTTTGGTATGTtttaatgtaaaaataaaagtgcaaTGCTTTAAGTCCGTACAATCAAGACTACATAATGAAACATTTGACTCCGAGCTATCCACCCAATGACATTTTGGGGGTTCTCCCGGTTATCACACATATTTTGATACATACCCCCTAAAGTGTAATACAGATACAGCTTACCACCCCTCTGATAAGATCTTATCAGGCTTGTTCGCTATCGAATCTATTTGGATTGAAGAGTCGGCGATAATTGCATTGGATGATTAATGCTTTCTGCCTATCAATTCCAACGGCTATTTCATCAATTTGCCTAAGTGAACCTCGCGTTTTTACCTGGGCATTATATATGATCCTGAGCTAATCGTTCCTGGTATTTCGTCAGCTATAAAATCGGCGTACCGTTACACGTGTTCGCAAACTGTGGAAAATTTTGAGAAAACTCTCCCTAATATCCCGTAtcttgaaaattaaaaagtttcgtTTAACGGAATGGTACAATGCGCTTAGGTACAAAATTATCGCGGAGTCAGGTAAACGCTGATGCGTCAGCGTCGCAGTTCGCTTCAGCGTTTGCATTGACACATGCGTGCAGCATCGCTCTCTCATTCTACAGTGATGCCACACATCTCTTTCGAAATATTGATATTTCTAATCTATTAATGAAactaaaagtaaattaattatatatgtattaaaagggttattttttgttattccgACGAGGAGCTAAACTCGTGCGTTCAAACTTCTTAAATTAAACtggttttgattttgcttGCTTTattatactcgttactcgcggagtaaaagggtaaactagatttgttgaaaagtacgTTACAagcagaaagaagcgtttccgaccctaaactatttttttgccacgcccacaagccacCCAAAAGTGTCACACCCactgtttttaaaacatatgtTTATTACTTTCATAAAATCCttgttttctatttctatcaatatgccTGAAAACTTCTtgttcgcactttcactaCCTGCATTCGACTTTAGCGTAACATTCTTTCTTGTTTTAGATTTGGCTACAAAATAGCTGATTCATCGTCACACACTTGCGGCGCTCTCTCGCCCGCTCAAAGTGTCTCCGTCTTTCGTCGTGCGCTCTGCTCTCCGCTGCTCTCTCTGCTGTGATCATTTGTTTTCGAGCCACCCGCAAGTCTAGACGTGTTGAAATCAAGGTGCGTTGATAACACGTTTctttctgttgttgttctggttGCTGATGTTTACGGCtcgcaaataaataaacagtgTGGGGAATAGTGAGTGCGCGTGTGTTAAATGCGGAGCCATGCTCTATCCGCTTTTCCGTTTCCCATGCTAGGCGCTTTATCGCCAAAAGCCGTCTACGAGGctaaactgtaaacaaaattataaaaataaaaatgaataagcGTCTGTGCACATGCTCGGCCTGCTATTTTTTATTGCGACTCGGAAATGGACCAGTTAGTCATTAACATTTAAACCGCCCCCCCACCATGCGCCTACTCCCTTCTATTGTCCCTGTGACGACACAAAGAGAGCGAAAAGCAACTGCGACAGTCTGTCTAACAGCTGTTGGGCAGTAAAAGTGATCCAATAAATGGCTTAAAAATAGCTAAGCAAATCTCTGCCTCTGCGGTGGATTTACTAGTGGATCCAATCGTTGTAAGCGGTTGAGTGTAGTTGGTTTTTACGGttcaaaaggcaaaaacaaaaacatttttgacaaattttctGAAACCGTACTCACGTGTACGATTGTGTGGTGTTGGAATGCTCAAATGTGATATTGTTTGTTACTTTGTACttaattgaaacaaaaacaaaagtgtaaaataAGGAGTGTAATTTAATAAGTAAAATGCGTATCACAGATTAGACTATCTGTACTCATCAGTATTTTTGTCTTACAGCTAATCAATAACAACACGAGTATAAGAAAACCATAAGTACAGGCACATGTACCGATGAGGAAATACCACTATATCGTCTGAAGCACTGCCAAACCATTCAAGAGACGACAGCATCAGGATTAGAGGGAGGAGAAGCGGGCGTGGGAGAGGGAGGAGCGGGAGGATCCCCTCCAGAAAGCGGTAGCCAAGTCGGAGACAGAAAATCACCAACGGCTTCATGATGCTGTACGTGTTCCATGTGGACGTCGGCCGCATGCTAAGCTTTGACATGAACGTTGCACTGCAGCCAGTGGAGCATCTAAAGGAGACGATCCAGAAGCTACACAACATCCCAGCCGCTAACATTGTTTTGCTGGTGAGCGGAGGCGAAATGCTAACGCACTCCACCCAAGTGTCGTGCTACTCAGCTGGCACGGACACTAATCCTATCTATATGTTTCTCACGGGGGACGAGCGCCTACCGCCAACGATATTTAACTCGGACGCCGACAACGAGCTCCGTCGTCAAGTAGAAGAAAGTCACCGGTTACCTCCGGCCCTGGAGACAGTGCGTCAGCGCGCTCAGCTGGCTCAACACATGCGCGAGTTGGCCAGAAAGGAGGAGGATCTGTGCGAGCGTCTGGTTCATGAGCagcacctgcagcagcagggcTGGTCGGCTGTGGTGGCCAATATGGAGGATTTGACAAACGAGTTTTGCGACCGCTTCCAAAATTTCTGCTCCTTTTTTGATCGGCATCTCCAGAAACGAGAGAGCTTTTTGGAGCTGCTGCGCAACTTTCCCGATGATCTCAAGCAATTGGGCAGGATTCCCATACTTCCGGATCTAATGTCTCTTGCCGAGGCCGAGTTTCATGGCTTTGACGAACTGTTGGAGAACGACGACGTCTTTACTGCCCAGCAACAGccagcgcagcagcagcaggctcTCACCGAATCCTCCCAATCGGATTCTCCCAATAAAAAGCTGAAAATGGGCGACGAGGTGGAAACGGAATCTGATGAGCAGCCGGAGCGCGGTGTTCAGACTAGCAGCAGTTCGCTTTCCCGTCGTCCCAACCTAAATCTGCTGCAGTGGATCAGTTCCAAGGGTAACCACAGGGCCCTGCAGCTCATGTCAGACGAGTGCATCCAGGGACTGGACATTTTCAGTGCGGACATTTACGAGAAGCTGAAGGAGGAAGTCAATCAGATCATTAAGTTGGCTAACCAGGCCGATGTTAAGGAGATAAAGGGCCTCGGCGACCGTCTCTGCAGGCTGGAGGAGTTTAAGTTCCGGATCAAGAAGATGGTGCAGGAGCAAAAGGAGCAAGCACTAGCCCTTCAGCAGAATGAGGCGCGGGCGCAGAATCTGCGCGACAATTCCGTCCTCCCGGATCTTTGCCTCTCGCATCGCTCCCAGCTACAGGTAATGCTGGATAATCACACTAAGATACGCGAGTACTGCCGCTGCATAGCCAACTCCAAGGATGAGTTGGGCTGGAATCTGCACACACGTCTGCGGCGGATCGTGTGGATTGAGAATGGGATGAGTGAGTTTGACAACAGATTGCTGTTTAATCATCGCTGCTTGCGTCGTGCCGAACGTCACATCTGCATCATCGAGCAGATCCACCGGGCGCCGAGCACTTATGTTTCGGCCGTGGCGGAGGTGGTGCGTCGGAAGATCTTTTCGGATGAGTTTCGGCAGTGGGCCACTCGACTTTCTGCGGACTTTGATCGCATCCACAGCGAGGAGTTGCGCCGAAGGAGAGAGTTCAATGCGAGCTTTGAAGGCCATTTTCTCAATATTCTGTTTCCTGGCATGGGTGACATGCCCCCAGCTTTTGCAAATGAGCACCCCTTGACCTTTGACACACGTCTCCCTTCATTGAGCCGATCGGACATGGAGCTGCTCTCCTCGCAGTTGCCAGAACTGGCCGCACAGATGCAGTTGCCCGACATGAAGCCTGTGATAGACTTTTTCGCCCTGCGTTCGGTTAAGAATGTGGACCGAGACCAAGAGGAGGACCGGGATATCCCACTAAATGTTCCACGTTTGGCTGAGCTACAGGCGCAGGCAGCAGCCTCTGATTGCGAAACTGATACGGAAACAGAGTTCGAAAAGCTTAGCTCCACTTCCAAGTGTGTTGCTACATCAACCTCGACCAGTTTGGTGGAGCGAGTGGCACAGAGTACTGCTACCGAGGACCTGCTAATGCTAAGTGCTGGCACCCTAACCGAAGAGAATGCAGGCAGTTTCCAGAGGATGCGAAGCGATATGGAAAATATGTCCAAGTTGGCCCGATCATGCCTTGCCGAAGCTCGTTCCAATGTGGGCATCTTTCGCAGTGACGTTGCCAACTACCAGGATGAACTCCAGTCTGAGTTGCATCTTCTGCGAGATAAATGCAATGTGCTAAAAATGTTGTGTGAGACACGGGAGCAGAAATCGCAAGagaagctggagaagatgCGCCTAAAACTGCAAATGGTAGAGCAGGACAAGCAGGCTGCGGTGGCCCAGGCGCGTGAGGAGCTTATCCACGAGCACAAAACGGAGCTGGAGTCCCTACGTTGCCGATTTAAACTGATGACCTCTATGGAGCGCTCACCATCGGACAGCAGTCTTGAGAAAATAGAGCGACCGACAAGCAGCGCTAGCGTGGTCAGCGCAAACGCTGGTGTGGATATCGACCAACTGCTGGCCCAGCAGCGCCAGGAGTTGCTGGCCCAAAAGGAACGTGCCATTAGCGAAGCCGTTGATTCGGAACGATCACTATGGCAATCACGTCTGCTTCCCCTGAACTCTGAATCTGTGATGGCCAACGTGGGCATATTAAAGGACATGTTGGCCGACAAGGAAaggcagctggagcagctgcggGAGCAGAATAAGATTCTCACACAAGAGACGTACCAACTGAAGACCCGACTGGAGATGATCACCAACGAGGATGGCAACAGCTGGCTCAAGGAGAAGATCGACTATCTTAACAAGGACAAGTGTCGGCTGGAAGAGGAGCTCAGCCAGGAGAAGAGCCGGCGCCAAGAAATGGAGTCCAGTGTGGCCGCCATGAGAAAGTAAGAAcctttttttatacccgtttaATTAATGCTAACAATTAGCTTTTCCGCCCATAGCTCTGCCTACGATCTGAATGTTGGTGGGCCCCTGACCCGATCGAAGTCTGGCGTAAATCCCAGTCACCGATCTATCGCCTTGGAAGGATGTGCACGAGGCGATCTTGTCTTCGTCGTTTGGAGCATGCGCCACGCGCAATTTATGGTCGTCCAGGACTCGCTCACTTTGTACTTTGTCCATGCCGACAGTTTGGCTAGTCTGCAGTTGACAGCTCCGAACACACCCACTCCGGCATTGGACCCCTCGCAGACAGTTGTGGATCTCAACCAGATTCCGCTGCCCTACTACGCCATTGGCCGGGTCACCGACAAGGAGTACTGCCAGGCGCGAAAGGTGTGtacataataaaatatttatctaGCATAATAAATTACCAGTGTGGTTTCTTTGCAGGATGACAATCGGTATCGCGTCAGTAGGGGATCCAAATTCTATCGCATCAAGCTGGCCCCTTTGCCCTCTCGAAACGCTTCGCGGCGTGAGCGCTTAGAATGTAAGTAACAATTGAGGCTGGTGTATCCTTCTGAGTTGGGAACACTGAATCATTTAAATGCATGTCCTATATGTATTTGAAACAAATTCATTTTACTCAATATTGGtgatattttcttttaaatattgaGCTAGCTTTGTTTAATGGTTAAGTAATCTATGATCTATAAATGCACTAAATTAACTTACGATTTCCCTTTTCAGCCAGCTCATCCACCGCCGCTGTCGTCGTATCGCCCAGAGATGTCATTGATGCTCCCGGCAGCAGCACTAGCGTCTATCAGAACTTCAAACAGCGCACGGTGAGCATTACGAGCGTAAATGAGGAGGATGATGAGTCGGCATCGCTGCTCAGCGAGCGTTGTCGCTACATAAGCGTCAGCGAAGAGGATGAGTTGCATGCTGCTGGTGGCTCAGTGCCGGCAGTAACAGCTGCTGTTGCAACAGCCCCATCGACAGCATCATCATCTGCAACACCAATTACAACTGCTGCATTGGTAGGAGGAGGTCCGACATCAACTGCTACGACGGCAGTAACTCAAGCACAGTCTGTGATAACAGAGCAGCCAACGGCATCAAGTAAACTTAAATTGGATCTACTGTTGGCCTCTGCTGATATAATAACACAACCCCTAACACAACAAccacaccaacagcaacaggaacTTGAACCACCAGCTCAGGTGGGAAGTGCAGCGCCTTTGGCTGAAACAAgttcaaataaatcaatccAACCGGAGAATCCGGAACCGGAAACCATCACCATCTATGTGCCCCCCAATCCCCCAGCTGTATTAACTGCTACTCCCTCTACAAGTGCTAGCATCCTGGCCAGCATCAGTGCGGAGCCTATTATCAGCACAGCCTCCATGCTGCCAATGTCTATTGGCACGGCGACCATAAGCGAGGACTCGGACGAGTACCGTTCGCTGGAGGGCAAAGATGATGGTGATGCCGATGAGTTTCCGATTTCTGGGTAGTGCACCTTAATTGGGAGGCACATATAACTACTAATATACATAAATGGAGTGTGTATCTAGGCTAAATCTTGTACTCTATGTAGGAACCGCGTCAAATCCAACAAACAATATTCGAAAATAAGCCTCAGTGCCGACACACACAATACAGTAGCCTCAAACATCAACAGCAACCTttaacaaaaacagcaacgtGAAAGTTATATACTAACTGATTTAAAGTTAGCCAAGTGCgcaatatatattcaaaatgAAACTAGaaacaaatgttttaatgtctGCTTAATGAAATAATCTTATCAAATCTAAAAACGGGCCCTACCCCTTCAAACACAACTATACCGAGATACAGGCACAGCTAGGATTTtcgaaatttgtatttaaaataaaaataatgtactTTAACAAATTCACcttataatcaaaatatttacatcGGTAGTTTTCGgtttaaagttattatttgcttaatttagTGCCAAGAAAATTATTTCCAAGTCACATTAGTTTCGTAGCGAGTAAAATTGAGATGAGGAacacaaaattatattttttatagccATTTTATAAAGACTATAACACAAAGAGtttgcacacacacccaccctAACACAACACAGGGTTCAGCCTGCAAAAACACAGTTTTATGCTCAGCTTACAACACTCTCTTCCCCTGTCCCtccaaaaattaaacattctACTTTCTCTCCTTGTCTATATCTAagatattttgatttttcgactttgtgtatataaataagaACGGAAATCGACGAATAGTTATTTATGCCTTTATTAATACAAGGAAACACTTGAAAATTACAACAAAATAGATATATACCATTTAATGATTTATGCGTTATAAAGCAATAGTTTTTTTAACGCAAAGTGTAAAtataaagaaacaaaaaattagatttaaaatagtttaaacGATTTAAATGAGGAAACTTGTAAACGATGGTGTAACTGAAGCGGATCGCAGAATTGTCAagcttacaaaaaaagtgtaaaatcaaaaatcaaataaaaaatggtaaaCATTTCAAAACTACGACTGCTGTTTTAATCTATGATTAAAGAAAGATAATTTCTAAACTTCCCACCAATGTGTTTAGGCTATTTTAACTGAACTCCAATTTCGAACA
This genomic stretch from Drosophila yakuba strain Tai18E2 chromosome 3R, Prin_Dyak_Tai18E2_2.1, whole genome shotgun sequence harbors:
- the LOC6537515 gene encoding RB1-inducible coiled-coil protein 1, producing MMLYVFHVDVGRMLSFDMNVALQPVEHLKETIQKLHNIPAANIVLLVSGGEMLTHSTQVSCYSAGTDTNPIYMFLTGDERLPPTIFNSDADNELRRQVEESHRLPPALETVRQRAQLAQHMRELARKEEDLCERLVHEQHLQQQGWSAVVANMEDLTNEFCDRFQNFCSFFDRHLQKRESFLELLRNFPDDLKQLGRIPILPDLMSLAEAEFHGFDELLENDDVFTAQQQPAQQQQALTESSQSDSPNKKLKMGDEVETESDEQPERGVQTSSSSLSRRPNLNLLQWISSKGNHRALQLMSDECIQGLDIFSADIYEKLKEEVNQIIKLANQADVKEIKGLGDRLCRLEEFKFRIKKMVQEQKEQALALQQNEARAQNLRDNSVLPDLCLSHRSQLQVMLDNHTKIREYCRCIANSKDELGWNLHTRLRRIVWIENGMSEFDNRLLFNHRCLRRAERHICIIEQIHRAPSTYVSAVAEVVRRKIFSDEFRQWATRLSADFDRIHSEELRRRREFNASFEGHFLNILFPGMGDMPPAFANEHPLTFDTRLPSLSRSDMELLSSQLPELAAQMQLPDMKPVIDFFALRSVKNVDRDQEEDRDIPLNVPRLAELQAQAAASDCETDTETEFEKLSSTSKCVATSTSTSLVERVAQSTATEDLLMLSAGTLTEENAGSFQRMRSDMENMSKLARSCLAEARSNVGIFRSDVANYQDELQSELHLLRDKCNVLKMLCETREQKSQEKLEKMRLKLQMVEQDKQAAVAQAREELIHEHKTELESLRCRFKLMTSMERSPSDSSLEKIERPTSSASVVSANAGVDIDQLLAQQRQELLAQKERAISEAVDSERSLWQSRLLPLNSESVMANVGILKDMLADKERQLEQLREQNKILTQETYQLKTRLEMITNEDGNSWLKEKIDYLNKDKCRLEEELSQEKSRRQEMESSVAAMRNSAYDLNVGGPLTRSKSGVNPSHRSIALEGCARGDLVFVVWSMRHAQFMVVQDSLTLYFVHADSLASLQLTAPNTPTPALDPSQTVVDLNQIPLPYYAIGRVTDKEYCQARKDDNRYRVSRGSKFYRIKLAPLPSRNASRRERLESSSSTAAVVVSPRDVIDAPGSSTSVYQNFKQRTVSITSVNEEDDESASLLSERCRYISVSEEDELHAAGGSVPAVTAAVATAPSTASSSATPITTAALVGGGPTSTATTAVTQAQSVITEQPTASSKLKLDLLLASADIITQPLTQQPHQQQQELEPPAQVGSAAPLAETSSNKSIQPENPEPETITIYVPPNPPAVLTATPSTSASILASISAEPIISTASMLPMSIGTATISEDSDEYRSLEGKDDGDADEFPISG